The Venturia canescens isolate UGA chromosome 7, ASM1945775v1, whole genome shotgun sequence genome segment ACACTCGGACGCTGGAAAGGCAGTGTCTTTGTCGAAATCTTTTACACCGTTACTATGCCCGATTAATTTGCGAAAAGAACAAAGGAAAAGGACTTAGTCagaatttcgattaattctTTACTGAAATCGGGACATAGAAAGTTTTAAGAAATAAATTCAAGTTAATCTCACTGTATTAGACTGTTACCTCTTGATAATGCCCTCTGATCCGAAACTAAGCCGAAATAGAAGGGAAATAATAAACACAGAATAAGGCTCTATTGAACTCCGTAGAACATAAGAAGAAACGATTCTGTAAAGAAAGATTTCAGTGAAGTATGATGTAAGACAGTCAATGCGACAAATTCTATAACGTAAGAAAGGAATAAGTATGGGTTATACCACGCCAAAAAAAACGCACCGATTGACCTTATTCGCGGAACATAGCAgtacgtgtgtgtgcgcgcgcggaATCATCTAAAGCCGCGTACACACTTGAGCGCGAATGCGAATGAGGCAGGCCGAAGCCGTAACGAACGTTTCGCGCCGAGGAATAATAATTTTGCCCGAAGACATACGCGGCAAACTGAGGCAACTGTTCGGAAACGCTCCAGTTCATTCGGGCCATTCGAAAATGGAGGACACAAACGTTGCAGTTGCTTGTGCAAGTTTTatcacaatttattcattgttgaaaaaaaataaaaaagtgaaaaataaaagacgtTGGTGGTCACTTCAGCTAtatctgaaaagaaaaacagaaatGACGACCTCGATGTTGAAAGATCTCcgagttgaagaaaaaagtggtcAATTTAAAAACTTCACAAGAATGTCAAACAgtgattttaattttattttaaattccaTCAAAGATAAGATATCAAAAAACGACACAGTTTTCCGTAAAGCAGTCTCACCTGAAGAAAGATTAGCTGTAACTTTACGATTTCTTGCAACAGGTGATTCCTTCACAAGTTTGCAATATCTATTTAAAATTTCCAAACAACTAATATCGAAAATAATACCAGACGTGTGCCGAGCAATAATTGATTGTCTGAAGGATTACATGAAGGTACGTGAAAATGTAACAAATATTAATAGCTGTcatgaacatttttattggtagtatatttataaaatacaagaatatcgatataaaaatattgtagtGATTTCTTTATTGCGTATCATTGGATGAATCTGAAAGttgttgaaaataattacatAAAGAGGGCGAATTGTTTTTTTGGGGAGATGGATATGGTGAATTTAGCTGACTCATTGGAGTGGATGATCGAGAGCTATCAGTGTCAAATGTTTGTGGAGTAAGTGGACGTAATGTCTCCTGttgaaaattggacaaatgCAGGGAGGGTTGATTATAATTTGTTGACATTGGTGCTCGATAAAATTGGTCGCTATAACCAAATTGCGCCTGACTTTGGTTATGTGGAGCAACTGATTGATAAGCATTTCTCTGAGAGGAATGGATCGGAAAAGAAGATTGCACGAGTGGAGTTTCCGGATGCTGAAATGCATTCATTTCCAATTCGAAAACAACATTGCTAATTCGATGTTGTGCAACGGCGCGACTACGGGCGTCAAACGTGCGCAATTTATCTGCAATGTATTCTCCAAAAAGACTATATTGatcttttttttgcttcgcaGCTACAGTTGCTTCTTCGAGATACCCAAAAGCTTTTGCAATTCTTGGGTCttcttcattctttttccgTTTTATTGCAAGCTTTTTTGGAGACTTGAActcttttttatcttctttatCCGACATCTCGTTCTCGTTGCCTAGTGTATGTTCATCAAGTACTTCTTCAAAGTATTGATTTTGTCcaatttctgtttcttctcTGAATGTCTCATTTCGTGATTCATTGCTAGAATCTTCTTCTTCGTTAAACGGTGTTGGTACATTCTGTGTAAAAAAAGAGTGACTGTATAAGTAAATGGATATTCTTAGTTTTCTGAAATTATTGAACATTTATGTAGAGCAAATGTGTTATAGCATGATTGGTagttatttcattattatttaaatatttttttgcagaTGCCGTCAACTGCTGATGAATGGAAAAGCATTGCCGATACatttgacgaaaaatggaattttccaaattgtaTGGGAGCTGTTGACGGAAAGCACATTATTTTACAAGCTCCAATAAATAGTGCAAGCGAATTCTATAACTATAAATCTCAATTCAGCATTGTTTTAATGGCGGTAGTAGATGctgattataattttatattcgTTAATGTTGGCGCTCAGGGACGTATTTCAGATGGAGGTGTTTTCAGAAATTGTGAATTATTCAAAGaattagaaaaaggaaatttaAATTTCCCTAAGCCTTCAGCTTTAtatgggagaaaaataaaagttcccTGCGTCTTATTAGGAGATGCAGCCTTTCCTCTTCATGAGCATATAATGAAGCCCTACTCAGGCACTCATCCAATAGGATCTCCAAAACGAATCTTCAATTACCGTTTATCGAGAGCACGTCGTGTAGTAGAAAATGCCTTTGGCATTGCTGCTAGTGTGTTTAGAGTTTTGAGAAAACCAATGTTGTTACAGCCAGAAAAAGCGGAACTGATTGTGATGACAGTTGTCAGCTTACATAATTTTTTACGCAGAAGTCAAACCTCAAGAAATATCTATACACCCATTGGATTTACAGACATTATTCAGAATGGAGAAATAATAACTGGATGCTGGCGAAATGATCAACAGGGAATGTTATCTCTTCTTCCGATACAAAATGTACCTCGAAGAACAAAACGATTTCCACAACAAATACGAGAGGAGTTTACGGAATATTTTTGTACTTGTGGTAGTTTGCCATGGCAGAATAATTACACTTAAAATCGaattaaatattcgaaattttcttaaaCTTTTGAATTGTTTCTAACTTTACTACTTACGCTCAAAGTCTTCCGAACCTCGTCCTTATCttccaaaaaatgtaaatgttCGAACCCAAACCATTTGGACATGTAAACCTCATTTCGTCCTGCAATTATAAATATACTTTACGAAATTATTCTCATTGTTTTGGAatttctccttctttcttaCCTTTTCCTGTTCCAACACTTTTCTTCATTCGTGTTTTCTCTCGTCTGTAGGAACCTTTCAggctctcaattttttttttcacctcattAATAtcgtttccaaatttttcagaaacttCCCTCCAGGCGTCTTCTTTtcgtattttattataatgaaaaagatTTCGAGGATTCCACAAAACTTCTCTATTTCTGTATTCGCCAATCAACTTTATACAAGTTTCTTGATCCCACTCCATTTCGAAGAAAGAAATAAGGCACTAAAAAAGTAGGTAAGTTGCACTTAAATATGGAAAGAAATGATTCAACTTTGTTACTATGTTACCCCATTATTAGTCAATTCGAAAGATTACAGTAAAACAGATTGAAATAGCCACATTTGTATACAAATAAGAATAACGCGCGATGCgagtacaagaaaaaaaaactaattaaaTTTGTATGATAAAATGATTACGTACGAGTAAACGAGTAAATAAATACGTACAGTTTCTTATTGCTAAATTCCTTTTAGTATTTAGGAATTAGAAATACCGTAGTGTTTTTTGATGCTCCGTTCACGGACAATTAATGCGCGTATATAAACAAACACGTCCAGACTGAGCACGAATTTCTTTGTCCGATCCACGATGTTTGGCTCGGTCTGAGGCCCTGCGCCGCACGACTCAAGGCTGTTTGCCGCGCCTCGGATCGGCGTCTACACTTGCGCGCTCTTGCGGCCTCGGCCTGCCTCATTCGCATTCGCGCTCAAGTGTGTACGCGGCTTAAGAAGAAAGATGACATTCTCAAACCTTCTACGCCGCAAACGAATCAATTGTATATATGTAAGATCTTTAAAAGTATAAGTATGATTTTCAATAAGTATTAGcgtaaaaaaaggaaataaccACGCGAATCTTTGTCGGTTGCACGTGCAGATCGTCCCCCTCGTTGGGAGAAAACCGGAAATACCAAAGGACAAGTCAACTGCGCATACTGTCGGTTAGAAATACATCGAGAGGACAGTAGCCGATTGGGGCAAAACCTATTTAAACTGGGTCACAAAGAGCCCGGTGTGCCATTTATTCGCCGATCTTTGAAAAGCCGTCACTACGCCAGTTTATTTTAAACTAATTGAGAAAAGGACTTGAAGAATTTTTGTCTGAATCGGGACttggaaaatttttggaaAGTAATCGCAAATTCAAACTCCAGTCTCAACCAAATACTTCGCGAGATCTAAAACGATTGTCTTAAATCAGAATCTAATGTTACATCATGATTAGTAACCCCTGACCTAATGAAAAACCTATTAGATACAAAGTAAGAGAAAATGTAGTACACAGAAAAATAAGTCTCCCTTTTTAAAACGAATATCATATCAATACATAAAAATTATCGAGGCAAGGAAAAAGAGGTTGCCCAACTTGATAAAATCACTGTACACCGTTAGTATACACTCATCCAGCTCATCATACTAAGACACTATGACACACGCTGACACACGCCACACAGATAGACTCATCTTTATCACATTCATAAGAGACGTGTATTGCAAGGCCAAAGAGTATGAGCAGAAACACGCGCCAGAAAAGACATAAAACTGTTGTTGAACTCATATGCAAGAGAGCCACGGGTACCCCCTCCTTTCATTATTTGCAACCATTGGCTATGGGCAAATGGGGCACATGCGCGACCCAGAAACTCCAAAGCTCATCCCTCAAGACGCAGAAATCATGCCATATTTTAGCGAACCAATCAGAAGAAAAGAAGTAGATGGGGGAAACCCTATAAAACGGGGGGGCAAGTGCCCAAAAGGAGCAGATCAAAAGATCAGATCAGTTGTCTCAAAAAGTCTTTGTTACCACGTCCACGAATAATTAAAGAAAAGGACTTAGTCAGAATTTCCATCAGCTCTTGTTCAAAATCGAACttagaaaatttcaagaagTAATCTCACTCAATATCTCAGACTCAAACTAAACCAAAGCGGAATTCCAATAATAATTGCAATAAgataaatataattataaatattgtaaTCTATCTCGGAGCGAGCACTTGTAACTGCTCGAAACCTACGACGACGCTTCAACCCGGACCAttgtaaagaaaatataagagGGAACAACCAGTACCTTCCAATAAAGAGTAACACCAATTAACCAAGCAAGGCAAAAACCCTGTGAGTACtcttttattcaaacaaaccACATCGTCACCCCCCAGACGGTTCATCTGCATGCCATCGGGGTCTAAATCAACCTAACTCGCAAAAAGGAAATATCATTCTTGCGCTCCCATACTCAATCGACGTGGCTCTCTCGTCCCCGGGTAAAGGACTTGAGTGTCCTGACCCAAAAGAAGAGTCAATACCGTGTTGCATATACCCCCTGCTAATTCAAAATCTTCTACGGGGACGTAACACAACATATAAAAATTTGGTGTCAGAAGTGGGATTTTAACGCAGTTGATATGGGAAAAATAGAATGACTCAAAGAACTCCTCTAAAAAAATCACTGGAAACTAATGTAATAGAGTCCGACACAGAAGCTGGAAGTGATAACGAAGAGAATAGTAACAAAAAAGAGATTGAACAAACAGCAAACACTCCTGATAAGGCATCAGAATCTTTCGGTGCAGCAAATCTACCAAGCTCAAGTGCTAGTAATCTCCTAAAT includes the following:
- the LOC122413177 gene encoding uncharacterized protein isoform X1 — encoded protein: MEWDQETCIKLIGEYRNREVLWNPRNLFHYNKIRKEDAWREVSEKFGNDINEVKKKIESLKGSYRREKTRMKKSVGTGKGRNEVYMSKWFGFEHLHFLEDKDEVRKTLSNVPTPFNEEEDSSNESRNETFREETEIGQNQYFEEVLDEHTLGNENEMSDKEDKKEFKSPKKLAIKRKKNEEDPRIAKAFGYLEEATVAAKQKKDQYSLFGEYIADKLRTFDARSRAVAQHRISNVVFELEMNAFQHPETPLVQSSFPIHSSQRNAYQSVAPHNQSQAQFGYSDQFYRAPMSTNYNQPSLHLSNFQQETLRPLTPQTFDTDSSRSSTPMSQLNSPYPSPQKNNSPSLCNYFQQLSDSSNDTQ
- the LOC122413177 gene encoding uncharacterized protein isoform X2, producing MEWDQETCIKLIGEYRNREVLWNPRNLFHYNKIRKEDAWREVSEKFGNDINEVKKKIESLKGSYRREKTRMKKSVGTGKGRNEVYMSKWFGFEHLHFLEDKDEVRKTLSNVPTPFNEEEDSSNESRNETFREETEIGQNQYFEEVLDEHTLGNENEMSDKEDKKEFKSPKKLAIKRKKNEEDPRIAKAFGYLEEATVAAKQKKDQYSLFGEYIADKLRTFDARSRAVAQHRISNVVFELEMNAFQHPETPLVQSSFPIHSSQRNAYQSVAPHNQSQAQFGYSDQFYRAPMSTNYNQPSLHLSNFQHSNESAKFTISISPKKQFALFM
- the LOC122413176 gene encoding protein ANTAGONIST OF LIKE HETEROCHROMATIN PROTEIN 1, yielding MRMRQAEAVTNVSRRGIIILPEDIRGKLRQLFGNAPVHSGHSKMEDTNVAVACASFITIYSLLKKNKKVKNKRRWWSLQLYLKRKTEMTTSMLKDLRVEEKSGQFKNFTRMSNSDFNFILNSIKDKISKNDTVFRKAVSPEERLAVTLRFLATGDSFTSLQYLFKISKQLISKIIPDVCRAIIDCLKDYMKMPSTADEWKSIADTFDEKWNFPNCMGAVDGKHIILQAPINSASEFYNYKSQFSIVLMAVVDADYNFIFVNVGAQGRISDGGVFRNCELFKELEKGNLNFPKPSALYGRKIKVPCVLLGDAAFPLHEHIMKPYSGTHPIGSPKRIFNYRLSRARRVVENAFGIAASVFRVLRKPMLLQPEKAELIVMTVVSLHNFLRRSQTSRNIYTPIGFTDIIQNGEIITGCWRNDQQGMLSLLPIQNVPRRTKRFPQQIREEFTEYFCTCGSLPWQNNYT